One segment of Methylocella silvestris BL2 DNA contains the following:
- the urtA gene encoding urea ABC transporter substrate-binding protein yields the protein MKPTQRPAAQLSIALLAATVLSSPAFAETVKVGVLQSLSGTMAISEVTVKNAEMMAIDEINAAGGVLGKQIEPIVEDGASDPAIFAQKATKLVQDNGVVTVFGGWTSASRKAMLPVFQKLKSLLWYPVQFEGNECSPAIMYSGAQPNQQIVPAYDWGKTKGYKSFFLVGSDYVFPRTANLILKKHIALDKLTTAGEEYVPLGGSDFSAVIAKIQAAKPDVIYSTLNGDSNVSFFKQMSAAGIKLPVMSFSIGEQEAQAMGASLVEGSYAGWNYFQSIDTPANKKFVADYQTKFGAGAAVTDPMVHGYVDVYAWKAAVEKAGAFDVDKVRKAAVGLELATPMGAVKFAPNQSLYQKAYVGELDSKGQFKILWESKDVIPPDPYDPVAFPGKKCEL from the coding sequence ATGAAGCCGACGCAGCGGCCTGCCGCACAATTGTCTATCGCCCTGCTCGCCGCGACCGTGCTGAGCTCGCCCGCCTTCGCCGAAACGGTCAAGGTCGGCGTGCTCCAATCCCTCAGCGGCACAATGGCCATCAGCGAAGTCACGGTGAAGAACGCCGAGATGATGGCTATCGACGAAATCAACGCGGCCGGCGGCGTGCTCGGCAAGCAGATCGAGCCGATCGTCGAGGACGGGGCCTCCGATCCCGCGATCTTCGCCCAGAAAGCCACCAAGCTCGTGCAGGACAATGGCGTCGTCACCGTGTTCGGCGGCTGGACCTCGGCGAGCCGCAAGGCGATGCTGCCTGTGTTCCAGAAGCTGAAGAGCCTGCTTTGGTATCCGGTACAGTTCGAGGGCAACGAATGCTCGCCGGCCATCATGTATTCCGGCGCGCAGCCGAACCAGCAGATTGTGCCGGCCTATGACTGGGGCAAGACGAAGGGCTATAAATCCTTCTTCCTCGTCGGCTCCGACTACGTCTTTCCACGCACCGCCAATCTCATCTTGAAAAAACATATCGCGCTCGACAAGCTGACGACGGCTGGCGAGGAATATGTCCCGCTCGGCGGCTCCGATTTCAGCGCGGTCATCGCCAAGATTCAGGCGGCCAAGCCGGACGTCATCTACAGCACCCTGAACGGGGATTCCAACGTCTCCTTCTTCAAACAGATGTCGGCCGCCGGCATCAAGCTGCCGGTGATGTCCTTCTCGATCGGCGAGCAGGAAGCGCAGGCGATGGGCGCCTCGCTCGTCGAGGGCAGCTACGCGGGCTGGAATTACTTCCAGAGCATCGACACCCCGGCGAACAAGAAATTCGTCGCCGATTATCAGACTAAGTTCGGCGCTGGCGCAGCGGTCACCGACCCGATGGTGCATGGCTATGTCGACGTCTACGCCTGGAAGGCCGCCGTCGAGAAGGCCGGCGCCTTCGATGTTGACAAAGTGCGCAAGGCGGCGGTCGGCCTCGAGCTGGCGACGCCGATGGGCGCCGTCAAATTCGCGCCGAACCAAAGTCTCTACCAGAAGGCCTATGTGGGCGAGCTCGACTCGAAGGGACAGTTCAAGATCCTCTGGGAGTCGAAGGACGTTATTCCGCCGGACCCTTACGATCCCGTCGCCTTCCCCGGAAAGAAGTGCGAGCTCTGA
- the ureG gene encoding urease accessory protein UreG, producing the protein MSETNGPFRIGIGGPVGSGKTALTDRLCKAMRERWNIAAITNDIYTKEDAEFLTRSAALAPERIMGVETGGCPHTAIREDASINLAAVDAMNARFPGLDLVFIESGGDNLAATFSPELADLTIYVIDVSAGDKIPRKGGPGITRSDLLVINKIDLAPLVEASLEVMDRDSRKMRGEKPFLFTNLKTNLGVAEIVAFIERQGGLSGV; encoded by the coding sequence ATGAGCGAGACCAACGGCCCATTCCGCATCGGCATCGGCGGCCCCGTCGGATCGGGCAAGACCGCGCTGACCGACCGGCTGTGCAAGGCTATGCGCGAACGCTGGAATATCGCTGCGATTACCAATGACATCTACACCAAGGAGGACGCCGAATTTCTCACCCGCTCGGCGGCGCTTGCGCCCGAACGGATCATGGGCGTGGAGACCGGCGGCTGTCCGCACACGGCGATCCGCGAGGACGCCTCGATTAATCTCGCCGCGGTCGACGCGATGAACGCGCGCTTTCCCGGCCTCGACCTCGTCTTCATCGAAAGCGGGGGCGACAATCTCGCGGCGACGTTCAGCCCCGAACTCGCCGACCTCACCATTTATGTCATCGATGTTTCGGCCGGCGACAAGATCCCGCGAAAGGGCGGCCCGGGCATCACCCGCAGCGACCTGCTCGTCATCAACAAGATCGATCTTGCCCCCCTCGTCGAAGCTTCGCTCGAAGTGATGGACCGCGACTCGCGCAAAATGCGCGGCGAGAAGCCCTTCCTTTTCACCAATCTGAAGACGAATCTGGGCGTAGCCGAGATCGTCGCCTTCATCGAAAGGCAGGGCGGCCTATCAGGCGTCTGA
- a CDS encoding urease accessory protein UreF produces MAEFHGTVTRTEVTIIIVTVTAMRMPMTDEGEWLPLLLAWLSPSYPVGAYSYSHGLEWAVEQGEVLSRDDLGDYVGAVLEIGGGWSDLVLAAAAWRAVVAGRRDELAAAAELALALRPTSEFALESLQQGMAFAATTSAAWPDGAYAAVRGDHPEGLAYAIAVGAACATRTPLRAMLVALAHSIAANLVSAGVRLIPLGQTDGQRALAALHPKIAVVVARAISSTIEDAGSSAVAIDLFSMRHETQYTRLFRS; encoded by the coding sequence ATGGCCGAGTTCCACGGCACGGTCACGCGCACGGAGGTGACGATCATCATAGTCACGGTGACCGCCATGCGCATGCCCATGACGGATGAGGGCGAGTGGCTGCCGCTCCTTTTGGCCTGGTTGTCGCCATCCTATCCCGTCGGCGCCTACAGCTATAGCCATGGCCTTGAATGGGCGGTCGAACAGGGCGAGGTTTTATCGCGCGACGATCTTGGCGATTATGTCGGCGCCGTACTCGAGATCGGCGGCGGATGGTCCGATCTTGTGCTCGCGGCGGCGGCCTGGCGCGCCGTGGTTGCCGGGCGTCGCGACGAACTTGCGGCCGCCGCCGAGCTTGCTCTTGCTCTGCGTCCAACCAGCGAATTCGCCCTTGAATCGCTCCAGCAGGGCATGGCTTTCGCCGCAACCACCTCGGCCGCTTGGCCTGACGGGGCTTACGCCGCAGTCCGGGGCGATCATCCTGAGGGCTTGGCCTATGCGATCGCGGTCGGCGCAGCCTGCGCCACGCGGACGCCGCTGCGCGCAATGCTCGTGGCGCTGGCGCATAGCATCGCGGCAAATCTCGTCTCGGCTGGCGTGAGGCTAATTCCGCTCGGCCAGACCGACGGTCAGCGCGCCCTCGCCGCGCTGCATCCAAAAATTGCCGTCGTCGTCGCGCGCGCAATCTCCTCGACGATTGAGGACGCAGGTTCGAGTGCGGTCGCGATCGATCTTTTCTCCATGCGTCATGAAACGCAATACACAAGGCTTTTCCGGTCATGA
- a CDS encoding urease accessory protein UreE, producing MNPPMCCQWRSVISCSEMKTPRAIAVLAKGAYLAAEEIGTVTLSFDDRYRRRILLAMDGGRGEFLLDLPQAVRLAEGDGLRLESGGVVCVRAAQEPILEVRAGASSLAQLAYHIGNRHLPAQIMGEMILIRQDQVIEDMLNGLGADCRKTLRPFSPEQGAYGRVPRHGHAHGGDDHHSHGDRHAHAHDG from the coding sequence GTGAACCCGCCGATGTGCTGCCAATGGCGCAGCGTTATTTCCTGTTCTGAGATGAAAACGCCGCGCGCCATAGCCGTGCTTGCAAAGGGCGCCTATCTGGCGGCTGAGGAGATCGGCACGGTCACGCTGTCTTTCGACGACCGCTACCGTCGACGCATCCTTCTTGCCATGGATGGCGGGCGCGGCGAGTTTCTGCTCGATCTGCCGCAGGCTGTCCGCCTCGCCGAAGGAGACGGCCTGAGGCTTGAGTCGGGCGGCGTCGTCTGCGTCCGGGCGGCGCAAGAACCGATACTGGAGGTGCGCGCAGGCGCCTCGAGCCTGGCGCAGCTCGCCTACCACATCGGCAACCGTCACCTGCCGGCGCAGATTATGGGAGAGATGATCCTGATCCGACAGGATCAGGTGATTGAGGACATGCTGAACGGCCTCGGCGCCGACTGCCGCAAGACCCTGCGTCCGTTTTCGCCGGAGCAGGGCGCCTATGGCCGAGTTCCACGGCACGGTCACGCGCACGGAGGTGACGATCATCATAGTCACGGTGACCGCCATGCGCATGCCCATGACGGATGA
- the ureC gene encoding urease subunit alpha, protein MPVTMSRRAYAGMFGPTTGDKIRLADTELLIEVERDFTIYGEEVKFGGGKVIRDGMGQSQRSRAEGAVDTLITNVVILDHTGVVKADVGLKDGRIAAIGKGGNPDIQPGVTITIGPGTEIIAGEGKILTAGGVDTHIHFIAPQQIEEALCSGVTTMLGGGSGPAEGTKATTCTSGPWHMMRMMQAAESLPMNIGFFGKGNASKPAALIEMVEAGACGLKLHEDWGTTPAAIDCCLSVCDALDVQATLHSDTLNESGFVETTIAAFKGRTIHAFHTEGAGGGHAPDIIKVVGEQNVLPSSTNPTRPFTRNTLDEHLDMLMVCHHLDPHIAEDIAFAESRIRKETIAAEDILHDLGALSMFSSDSQAMGRVGEVVIRCWQTADKMKRQRGALPEDISGNDNFRARRYIAKYTINPAIAHGISHVVGSVEPGKLADLVLWSPAFFGVKPDLVLKGGSIAYALMGDANASIPTPQPVHYRPMFASFGRSLIESSLIFVSAVSIERGVGARYGLSRPLEAVRGTRGSISKKSMILNDATPVMEVDPETYEVRADGELLTCEPADVLPMAQRYFLF, encoded by the coding sequence ATGCCTGTCACGATGAGCCGCCGCGCTTATGCCGGCATGTTCGGCCCGACGACCGGCGATAAGATCAGACTCGCCGACACCGAACTCCTGATCGAGGTCGAGCGCGATTTTACGATCTATGGCGAGGAGGTGAAATTCGGCGGTGGCAAGGTGATCCGCGACGGCATGGGGCAGAGCCAGCGCTCGCGCGCCGAGGGCGCGGTCGACACATTGATCACCAATGTCGTCATTCTCGATCATACGGGCGTCGTAAAAGCCGATGTCGGCCTGAAGGACGGACGCATCGCCGCGATTGGCAAGGGCGGCAATCCGGATATTCAGCCGGGCGTCACCATCACCATCGGGCCGGGCACCGAGATCATTGCCGGCGAGGGCAAGATCCTGACCGCCGGCGGCGTCGACACGCATATTCATTTCATTGCGCCGCAACAGATCGAGGAAGCGCTGTGCAGCGGCGTCACCACAATGCTTGGCGGCGGCTCCGGCCCGGCGGAGGGAACCAAGGCGACCACCTGCACCTCCGGGCCCTGGCATATGATGCGCATGATGCAGGCGGCCGAAAGCCTGCCGATGAACATTGGCTTCTTCGGCAAGGGCAACGCCTCAAAACCCGCGGCGCTGATTGAAATGGTCGAGGCCGGCGCCTGCGGGCTGAAGCTGCATGAAGATTGGGGAACGACGCCGGCGGCGATCGATTGTTGCCTTTCGGTCTGCGACGCCCTCGACGTGCAGGCGACTCTGCACTCCGACACGCTGAATGAAAGCGGCTTCGTCGAGACGACGATCGCGGCCTTCAAGGGCCGCACGATCCATGCCTTCCACACCGAAGGCGCCGGCGGGGGCCATGCGCCGGACATTATCAAGGTGGTCGGAGAACAGAATGTATTGCCCTCCTCGACCAATCCGACGCGGCCCTTCACCCGCAACACGCTTGACGAACATCTCGATATGCTGATGGTCTGCCATCATCTCGATCCGCACATCGCGGAGGACATAGCTTTCGCCGAGAGCCGCATCCGCAAGGAGACCATCGCGGCGGAAGACATCCTCCATGACCTTGGCGCTCTGTCGATGTTTTCGAGCGACAGTCAGGCGATGGGACGAGTCGGCGAAGTCGTCATCCGCTGCTGGCAGACCGCCGACAAGATGAAGCGACAGCGCGGCGCGCTGCCGGAGGACATATCAGGCAACGACAATTTTCGCGCCAGGCGCTACATCGCAAAATATACCATCAACCCGGCGATCGCGCATGGAATCTCCCATGTGGTCGGCTCCGTGGAGCCGGGCAAGCTCGCCGATCTCGTCTTGTGGTCGCCGGCCTTCTTCGGCGTCAAACCCGACCTTGTGCTGAAGGGCGGTTCGATCGCTTACGCCTTGATGGGGGACGCCAACGCCAGCATTCCGACGCCGCAGCCGGTGCATTATCGGCCAATGTTCGCGAGCTTCGGCCGGAGCCTCATTGAGTCGAGTCTTATCTTTGTCAGCGCGGTTTCGATCGAGCGCGGCGTCGGCGCGCGCTATGGCCTTTCGCGACCGCTCGAAGCGGTGCGGGGAACGCGCGGCTCGATCTCGAAAAAGAGCATGATTCTCAATGACGCGACGCCTGTGATGGAGGTTGATCCGGAGACTTATGAGGTGCGCGCCGACGGCGAACTTTTGACCTGTGAACCCGCCGATGTGCTGCCAATGGCGCAGCGTTATTTCCTGTTCTGA
- a CDS encoding urease subunit beta, with protein MIPGEIIVAEGDITLNADRDAITLNVANLGDRPIQVGSHYHFAETNAALSFDRAATLGRRLDIAAGTAVRFEPGQTREVALVPFAGAREVFGFSGAVMGKLDKD; from the coding sequence ATGATCCCCGGCGAGATCATCGTCGCAGAGGGCGACATCACCCTCAATGCGGATCGTGACGCCATCACGCTCAACGTCGCAAACCTTGGCGACCGTCCGATCCAGGTCGGATCGCATTATCATTTTGCCGAGACCAACGCCGCTCTCTCGTTCGATCGCGCCGCGACCCTTGGCCGGCGGCTCGATATTGCGGCCGGAACGGCGGTGCGTTTCGAGCCCGGCCAGACGCGCGAGGTGGCGCTTGTTCCTTTTGCCGGCGCGCGCGAGGTTTTTGGATTTTCCGGCGCCGTCATGGGCAAGCTCGACAAGGACTGA
- a CDS encoding urease subunit gamma, which translates to MNLSPREKDKLLVAMAAVVARRRLERGVKLNYPEAVALITDFVVEGARDGHSVADLMERGGAVIGREQVMEGVAEMIDEIQVEATFTDGTKLVTVHEPIR; encoded by the coding sequence ATGAATCTCAGTCCGCGAGAAAAAGACAAGCTTCTCGTCGCCATGGCCGCCGTGGTCGCGCGGCGCCGTCTCGAACGCGGCGTCAAGCTCAACTATCCGGAGGCGGTCGCCCTGATCACCGATTTCGTCGTCGAAGGCGCCCGCGACGGCCATAGCGTCGCCGATCTGATGGAGCGAGGCGGCGCCGTGATCGGCCGCGAGCAGGTGATGGAAGGCGTCGCCGAGATGATTGACGAAATCCAGGTCGAGGCGACCTTTACCGACGGAACGAAGCTCGTCACCGTTCACGAGCCGATCCGATGA